CGCCAGCTACTACTTCCCGTTCTCCCGGTCCCTGGCCCCACGGGTCGAGGTGCTCGCGGTGCAGTATCCGGGCCGGCAGGACCGCCTCGACGAGCCGCCGCTGGACCGGATCAGTCGGTTGGTCGACGGGGTGGAGGCGGCGCTGGGCGCCGCGCCGTCCGCCACGCCGCTGGCGTTCTTCGGCCACAGCATGGGCGCGGTCATCGCGTACGAGACGGCCCTGCGGTTGCAGGACCGGGGGTTCACGTTGGACCACGTCTTCGTGTCCGGCCGCCGCGCGCCCTCGTGCTACCGGACGGAGTCGGTGCACCAGCGTGACGACGAGGGCATCATCGAGGAGATCGCCCTGTTGGGCGGCACGAACGTCGCCGCGCTACGGGACCCTGACCTCCTCGCCATGGCGATGCCCGCCCTCCGCGCCGACTACCAGGCCATCGAGACCTATCGGCACGTTCCGGGGCATCGGCTGCGCTGCCCGGTGACCGTCCTGGTGGGCGACGCGGATCCGCGGACCACCACGGAGGAGACGAAGGCGTGGGCCGGGCACGTCGCCGGTCCGCTCGACGTGCGGGTGTTCCCCGGCGACCACTTCTACCTGAACCAGCAGGCCGCGGCGG
The sequence above is a segment of the Micromonospora sp. WMMD882 genome. Coding sequences within it:
- a CDS encoding alpha/beta fold hydrolase yields the protein MPTNAEQGPGWLRRFHPATPGATRLVCLPHAGGAASYYFPFSRSLAPRVEVLAVQYPGRQDRLDEPPLDRISRLVDGVEAALGAAPSATPLAFFGHSMGAVIAYETALRLQDRGFTLDHVFVSGRRAPSCYRTESVHQRDDEGIIEEIALLGGTNVAALRDPDLLAMAMPALRADYQAIETYRHVPGHRLRCPVTVLVGDADPRTTTEETKAWAGHVAGPLDVRVFPGDHFYLNQQAAAVTALVAERLAPA